The nucleotide sequence CCAACTGATCCGTTTTCGTCGCGTGTCATGAAAGGCGCCGCAAGGCGCCTTTCCCTTTTCTGGCGGCAAGCCGGTGACAGCCCACCGGGCAGCGCCTAGACTGCCCTTCCCGCTGACACGCAACCGGTCCGACCATGAGCCTCACCCTGCCACCGCTGGCGCTGTATATCCATCTGCCCTGGTGTGTGCGCAAATGCCCGTACTGCGATTTCAATTCCCACGAACGCGACGGCGCACTGCCGGAAACCGCCTACCTGGCGGCGCTGCGCCAGGACCTGCGTGAAGAGGTGCCGGATGCACAGGGCCGTCCCATCGGGAGCCTCTTTTTCGGCGGCGGCACACCCAGCCTGTTGTCACCGGATTTTTACGCCGAGCTGCTGGGCATGCTGCGTACCCGCCTGCACTTTGCCGAGGATATCGAAATCACCCTGGAGGCCAATCCGGGCACCGTGGAACAACAGCGCTTCGAGGGGTTCCACCGCGCCGGCATCAACCGGCTGTCGCTCGGCATCCAGAGTTTCAACGACCGCCACCTGCGTGCGCTGGGCCGCATCCATGGCAGCCGCGAGGCAATACGTGCGGCAGAGCAGGCGCGCGCCGCCGGCTTCGACAACCTCAACCTGGACCTGATGCACGCCCTGCCGGATCAGCAGCAGGACGAGGCACTGGCCGACCTGGCGCAGGCCATCGCGCTTTCCCCGGCCCACATCAGCTGGTACGAACTCACCATCGAACCGAACACCTCCTTCTACCGCGCGCCGCCCCCGCAACCGGACAACGACGCCATGGCCGACACCGAGGCCGCCGGCTTCGCCCTGCTGGCCGGGGCCGGTTACCGCCGCTACGAAGTCTCTGCCTTCGCCCGGGACGGGCGCCAGTGCCGCCACAATCTCAACTACTGGACCTTTGGCGACTACCTGGCGCTGGGCGCCGGCGCACACGGCAAGGTCACCCGCCCGGATCGCGGCACGATACTGCGCTACCGCAAGACCCGCCTGCCCACCCATTACCTGGCCGCTGACGGCCAGCGCCGCCTGGACAGCCAGGACATTGCCACCGCCGAGCGCCCGCTGGAATTTCTGCTCAATGCCCTGCGGCTGCCCGGGGGCGTCCCCGAGGCCCTGTTCAGCGAACGCACCGGCCTGCCGTTGACGACGCTGGAACCCGCCCTCACCCGCCTGCGCCGGGACGGCCTGATCACGCCCGGGCGGCTGGCCTGTACCGAAACCGGCCTGCGCTTTCTGAACCGGGTACTCGGCGCCTTCCAGCCCTGACCCGCCACCGCGGTTGACGACGTCCGCAACGCC is from Isoalcanivorax pacificus W11-5 and encodes:
- the hemW gene encoding radical SAM family heme chaperone HemW, whose protein sequence is MSLTLPPLALYIHLPWCVRKCPYCDFNSHERDGALPETAYLAALRQDLREEVPDAQGRPIGSLFFGGGTPSLLSPDFYAELLGMLRTRLHFAEDIEITLEANPGTVEQQRFEGFHRAGINRLSLGIQSFNDRHLRALGRIHGSREAIRAAEQARAAGFDNLNLDLMHALPDQQQDEALADLAQAIALSPAHISWYELTIEPNTSFYRAPPPQPDNDAMADTEAAGFALLAGAGYRRYEVSAFARDGRQCRHNLNYWTFGDYLALGAGAHGKVTRPDRGTILRYRKTRLPTHYLAADGQRRLDSQDIATAERPLEFLLNALRLPGGVPEALFSERTGLPLTTLEPALTRLRRDGLITPGRLACTETGLRFLNRVLGAFQP